The window GCTTGGCCTTGTCCTTATCGGCTTCGGTAGTCGTCTCTTCCGCCTCCGTGATTTTCTCCTGCAGGCTGTCGATCTGCGTTTGCAGCAGCTCGATCCGACTGGCCAGCGTCTCTTTCTCCATCTGCCAATTGGACTCCTCCTCGGAGATCAAGCGTTGGGTCTCGTAGAATTTCTCCAGCAGGGTCTTGACCTGTTCCACCCGGACGGCAGTCGCTTCCTCCTGAGCGTGGGCGACTCCTCCCGTCATTGCCAGCAGCAGAGACCCCACCAGAGTGATCATCTTGGCGGAATAATGGTATTCGTTCTTCTTCATGGATATCGGCTATTCGTGGAAAGATTTACCAGCTGCCCTTGAGGCCCACCTTGTAGGTCACACCTCGTTGAACTTCGCTGAAAAGAGTGGCGTCAGAAGCATACTCGCGTCGCAATACGCTATCGGTGATATTGGAAACCTCGAAGCCCAGCTCCCAATTCGAAGCGATGCGTTTTCCGATGGAAAAGTCGAGCGAAGTGAAAGGTCTTTGCGTGACGTCATCCACAAAACCTTCCGCAGACCCGAGAGCGTTGAACTGGCTTCCTCCCGCTATAGCAAGCGTGTTGCCCACGACGTTCAGAAAAAAACCAGCATTCAGCCCGTAATCCGCATTGTCGTACGTGATGTTGAAATTGATGATGGAATCCGGCTGGCCTTGCAAAGGACGAATAGCAGAGAGACCAGCTCCGGTCCGGCTTCGTTCGTTGCGCTCCTCCAACTGCACGAAAGAGCGGATAAAGGCGTAGTTGAATCCCACACTCACATTCTCTAGAACCGGATTCGCCCAATCCAGCTTATTTTGAATTTCCACTTCGAGTCCATAGACACGCGCAGAGTTCTCGTTAATGGCAGATTCAAAATCAATTTGTCCCAAGGAAGCCCGCGCCAGCTCAATTGGTCGATCAATCAACTTGGTGAATCCACTGATAGCCAACGTATCGCCAGGACGGGGGAGCCACTCCAAGCGCACGTCCAAATTTGTGGCAGACGAGATCTCCAAATCCGGGTTTCCAATAAAGAGCGTGTTATCCCCTTCCTGCCGGGTCACAGCAGGTGCGATTTCCTTAAATGTAGGTCGCGCGATTGTGCGAGACAGAGCCGCCCGCACACTCATGTTTTCCGCAAATTCCCAGTTGCCCGTGAAGGAAGGGAGAATGTCCGCCTGGTTGGTGGTAGTGGGTTGCGAAAGCACGGATTCATCCCTCAATACAGCTGTTGCCGGGTTAAAAAGCAGCGCATTGGCCAAAAGCGGAAACGTCGAGCTCCGAATCGCATCAATATCAATGCCGGGGCGAACGGTAATGTCCGTCAACTCCATACGCGCTCCGAAAGCGACATCGAATTTCTGGGTTACAGGAAAATCCACTGCCGTAAAAAAGCTCAAAATAGACTCCGTTGCGCTGTATTCTTGCAAGCCCCCGAAGGCATCTCGTAAGATACTTGGGTTATCCTCAAAAAAGCCATGCGCTTCCCGCAAAGGGGTCGTAGTTCGAGCGGGATCCGCGATGTCCAATACGGAGTCTATGTTCTCGATGGAATAGTCCAGCGACTCAAGATAACTCACTGAAGGCGTAACGAAGGGGTTGGGAGCCTCCAAATTGTATTCAAAAGAGCGTGAGGTGAACTCACGCTCCAGACTATCGAAAGAGCCACCAAACTTCAGATTCGCGGTTTTTTTTCCAAGATTCATGAGTGGAAATTCCACCTTGCTTCCCACGCTGAAGGCAGAGTCCTGTATGTCTCGCCAAGTTCTTTCAAAGAGAGGCAAGGCAAAGTCGTTTTCCGGCAGTTGGAAGGTATTACGGGGAGGGCGCGGCCGGCGACCTGTAGCTCCCGGATCCCGCCGATACGCATAGGCCGCAAACTGCTGATCCGGAGCATAATCTCTCGTAGTCGAATAAGAAGCCGCCCAATCGAGCTTACCCGTATCGACCAAACCAGGAAGCTCAATGCCGTGCGATCCAGCCAGTTGATAGGTGATCAGTTGACGTTGTCCGGGGAGACGAGATTCGTTAATGGCGTAGTCTCGCAAAGCGCCGGGGTCAAAACCCTGGAACGTCGTCTCCGTGATGAGTAGGCCCGGGCGCTCCTCGTTGAACCCCGCGCTCACATTGGATTCCACCTCCGTGACGATATTGGAAAATACCGTAGCATTGATTTCGTCATCATCTCCAAAGCGCAAACCACCCGCCACGAGAATCCCCAACTCCACGCTCTGCGTCCCCGAGACACCTCGATAGCGCTCGAGCAGAACATTCTCTTCTTGGGCAGGTCGAAATTCAGCGCGGCCTATCTCTAGGTTTTGAAATTCATTTTGCCGTTTATAAAGTATCGCTCCCGTAATACCCGCCTCAGCATCATCCCATTGGAAAATTTGGCCGGCCGACGCGGAGAAGGAAAAATTGGGGTCAAGATTTGAAACTGTCCCCAAACCGACATCGTCGGATACATCCGAAAAACTCCCCGGGAAATCTAGACTCTCAAGACCTCCATCGAAGGGAATGCGAAATCCACCTGCGCTTACCCCCCTGGCATACGCCCCATGAGTGAGCGTGTTCGCCTCCAAATCCCAAGAAGCTTTGAAGAAGTTCTCTTTCGGCACACCCTTGAGGCCTATATTGATATGCCCCCCCGTAGATTCACCGGGATTTTCCGACGAGAAAGTCTTGGCATTGCTCAGACTGCTCACCACCGAGGAAGGAAAAATATCCACGTTGACCGCACGACGATCCGGGTCTGAGCTGGGAATGCGCAGGCCATTGAGATACACCGTATTGTAACGATCACTCAGACCACGTACCACGACAAAACGGCTGTCCACCGTGGAAGTCCCCACGATCTGCGTGAGAAGCTCGCCCACATTGCCCTTGGTCGATTTGGAGATAAAGTCCTCGCCCAGTACGTTCACCAACCCGTCAAACTGCGCTTGAATCTTCAGCGCTTCATCACCCGCAGTCTGCGCTAAATCCTCGCCCGTAACCACAAACTCATCAAACTCCAATACCTGCGCTGTGATGGTGATTCGGGTTTCCGTTACGCGCCCAGAACCCACCGCCACCTGCTGCCGTCGGCTGGACTCAAAGCCGGAGCGACTCACTTGAATCTCCGCCGAGCCGGGCTCCAAATTCGGAAATGTAAAAAAGCCCTCATTGTTAGTCGTCGTCGATATTCCTCGATCCGTCAGATTGACCTGGGCATCAGGCACAGGCTGACCAAAATCCGCATCCATTACCTGACCACGAACCGTGCCGACTTGCGCAAAGGCACTCACCGGAAAAAGAAGTAACCACAGCAGTCCGAACGAAGCCAAAGTCCCCAAAAGCGTTCTCCTGCGGAGGAACGCCGTGCCAAGATGTTGGCTGTCATGATGGCGTGGACTCACAACGATTCCGAGAAGGCGCGAACTTGCTGCAGGAAATCCTCCGGCAGCTCAATCATGAAATTATCAATATCTACACACAATTGGATGAGACCAATTTTTACAGTCCGCTCATTTGAAATTTGCTGCAGCAAAACAAGTGCTTCCTGGAGTAAGGCATCCCGTTTTTCTTCATCGCCCAGCTTGGCGTAGGCGATGGCCAAAAGCCCTTTCACACGATCCGCTTTCTCCCGACCAAGCACTCTCGAGGCACTCTCCAGGCGCTCCACCGCTTGTCGACGGACTTCCACGGAGTGCCCGATCTTCTCCATGACCTTCAGCCAAGTGATGGCGCTGAGATACGTGACTTCGTTGTGCGAACTCAACGTGGGAATGAGCTCCCGATAGGTAGACAACCAAGCTTCTGCATCCACTGCCACTTCGCCCAAGGCTTCCTGTGCATATAAAGCCACGAGGCTTCCCTTGGCCAGAATTTCCGGATGCGAACCCTTATGGCTCTGAATCGTTTTTAAGGCATCGTCCAACCAAACCGGAATACGTTCGCGCAAAGCCTCTGCATTTTCCTCCTGCTCCAAAGCCCATTCCACGGCCTCCAAGAGGGCCTGGGCACGCAAACTGCGTTCCGGCATATATGGCCGATTCTCACTCAAGCTATAGTCGGGAAACTCAGTATCCCACTCTCCTTGACGCACTCTCTCCAAAGCCATCCAACATCCTGCACGGTAAAGTGCATATTCCTCGCGCATCCCGGCTATGGCTTGCTCGCCCCAGGAGAAATCGCCTAGTTTCGCAAAACCTATAGCCAATTCCGCTTGCACTTTCTCTACATCCCGCACGGGAAAGGCATTTGCCCGTTGATTCACTTCCAACATCCATTTGCGAGCAGCTTCTGGATCATACTGAGTCAACTCTCCCCCAATCATCGCATCGAGTAAGCTGCGTTGAGACCGAAAGGAGGGAATCGCTTCGCGGCACTCCCAGACGAACTGCGTCGTCCCTTCTCTCAGAGCACGTTGACCGGCGTCGACGAGAAACTCCGGCCTCTCAAAAGAAGTTGTCGGCAACTCTGTGCTCACTTCATACACTAAGTGAAGAAAAGCTCCGGGGCTGCCGGGAGAGGAAACCCATGTTGAGGAGGGCAATCCAGCCCTCTTCTTCCCGGTTTCTATCTGCTCCGATTTGGCACTGGCCAACAGGTCTTCCAGACTCTTCAGAATCTGCTCTTGCTGCGCTGCTCCCACGCTGACGAAAAGCAACCACAGAAGCCCGCTAAAAAACCGTTTCTTCATAGGAAAATTCTGATTAGCCAAGAAAAGGGGGGCTCTTCGCGAGCCCCCCCTTTGCATAACATTCTTCAACACTCTCAAGATCAAAGAGCGTAGGCGCGATACTGAACCTGAGTGCCCGCAGTGAGGGTCACACCAGTGTCGGTAACGGTCTGGGAACCAGCGGAATAAGTGGTAGCACCAGTGATCGGCGTCCAAACCTTACCTTCGAGAGAGCGCTCCACTACATAGAGCACGTCGCGTCCACCTTGCCCGGCGACTGCCGTCCAAGTGATGGTTGGGTTGCTGCCGCTTACACCAATGGTAAGAGAAGGACGAGCAATGTTGGTGCTGGGACCAGCACCAAGTGCGGAGAGGTGAGTCCAGCCGAAGCTGAAGTCGTTGTCACGGCTGATGCCTTCGTAGCCAGCTCCTGTGACCGACTGAGGACCCGTGGGATCCGTGCCGTTCACAATCGCAGAAGTTGCACCACTTAGGAGGCGAGGATCGAGAACCCCTCCATTTCTGTAGTTGATACCATCAATCACTTGGAAATCTAAATCCCCATAGTCTACCACATTGGTAGCTGTGTCCAAGTTTCCACCACTGTCAGCAGCACTCACATTCACGAGTCCCCAGTTGTCAGCATCAATTGTGGTAATGCTCGGATCACCACCGGTGATTACGTTCAACGTATTCGTACGACCTTCAACGTAGAAGTTATTAAGTTCGACGTCGGAACCATCATCTATCGTAGAACCACTAGCAGCATCCAGATAGGTGAAATTGTGCAGCTCAACGGTAAGGGTTGGGAGCGTATCACCAGAACTTGGCTCAGCACCATCCCATTCGATCGGAGAACCACCGGAACCAGAACCAGAAGTCGGATACGTGCTGACGTTTGGAGAAACGCCATACCAGAATTGGCTGTAGGAGCGCCAACCCTCGTCACCGTCGAACGCGTCGTCGAGATTCCAGAAGGAGAACCAGAAACGGGTATCATACTTGCCACCGAAGGGCTCGAAGCCATCGTCTTGGTTGAATGTGCACTCGATGAACTCAGCCACCGTGGAATCACCCATGCCACCCGTGGTGAAGGAGTTGATCTCGTTGGCTGCGCCCAGCTCGAAACCACCGTAGCGGATGGATACGAAAGCGATGGTGCCAGAGTTGTCGGAGTCATCCGTGCCACCGTAGACACCGAAGTTGTCCTTGCCGGAACCTGCAAGCGTCACAGGATCGATGCCTTCGATGAAATCAGAACCCACGCCGGGAACCACGGAGTCTTCATTTTCATCACTGCCACCAGGAAGACCATCCGCACCCAAGTCCACACCACCGTCCGCGAAGTTGGCGTCATGGTTGTCATAGACACCGTCCACAGGAGCCGTATCGACCGTGCTACCATCGTCAGGAAGGCCGGAACCAGGAGCTGTGGACTGACCGACACGGGCGTTCCCCAAAACAATGAGCCCCCCCCAGAGGCCATGACTGTTGAAGGCGCTGGAGCCAGCGCTACCACCGGGAGTGGTGGAGTAGCTGATGGTGCCATATTCGACGCCTGCGGTAAGCGTGGTGCCCAAGGAGTTCTGGAACGAAGTCGGAACCGTAGCAGAACCGCCAGGAACGTTGGTGTCATCGATAGAAGTGAAGACGATGGGATCATCCGGTGTTCCGTTCGCGATGATCTTGGCATCACGACGGATCACAAGAGCACCCGGCTCAAGGTTGATCTCGGACTGTGTGGTATTGATACCACGAATAATCGTGCCCGGCTCAATGGTGAGAGTGGCAGCATCGGTAACGTAGATCGTCCTCGTGAGGATGTAAACAATGTCGCGCGTCCAACGAGTGTCGGTGCTGATGTCGGCGGTCACCGTCACGAAGTCGGCGAGAGCAGGGCTCACCAAAGCGGCGCCCAGAAGCGAAAGAATAAGTTTCTTCATTAGGAAAATAAGGTTTTCGTAAAAAGTCAGTGAATTGACTCAAAACAGCATCACAGCGCGATTTACGCGCGGCGGCGGCGGAGAGCAAAAAGACCGAAGCCAGCGAAGGCAAGAAGGCCAGTGGAAGGCTCGGGAACACCTTGAACTATATTGGCGTCTGGTGCCGCGTCGTAGATGAATTGGGCACCCGTATTGGCGTCATCATAAACAAACACCTCGTTAGCAAGAGCACTGAAGCTGGCATTGGGATCTGACCAATTGTTGCCATAAGTGAACAAGGAGCCCAGCGCTCCGGTATTGTCCCCGGTCTCAAGCGCCCAAGCGTAAATTTGGTTACCAGTTCCTGCAGCCCAGTTTTGGTCAGAACTATCCACGCTAGTAGCATCCGCGCTTCCACCGGTAAAGCTTATCTCAACGAGACTCGTGAATCCAGTATAGTCCGCAACTGGATCGAATCCCGAAGGATCAGCAGATGAGTAGTAACCAAACTGCATTAGCCCAGTTAGAGCAGAACCTCCGCTATCGAGAAAAGTTGTATCGACGTTTGTGAAGGTGAAAGTGGCTGCGTTAGCTCCGGCCATTAGGCTAGCGCAAGTCAGGAAGGAAAGAACAGTCTTTTTCATATCAATTAAGTTTACTTTATTCTATCTTAAATCAGTCGTGCCTCTTACTCAGCGAAGCCTTCTTCGAAATTGTAAGAAAGATTGGAAGCGGGAATGATTGCAAAAGTTTCCCCCGCAGCAAATGTGATGGCAGAAGCGACTACAGGAGCTTCAGCGGAAGTGCGGAATTCACCACTTGTTGTATTGTAGTAAAACTGATCAAAGTCAGTTCCGCCAGCATTCGGAACAAGGAATATATCTCCACCACCGAAAGCGGCTGCTCCATTGATTTGAGAAACGTCCAAGTCAGCGAAGGAGAAAGCCGTGCCGAACGGGTAATTCACTACAGAAACCTGACCAAGGGGATAGGTTGGAGTCTGATCACCGGACCGAGCAACACCAGAAACCACCACCGGATCGGCGCTTGCTGGCAGAACGAGAATTCCTTGATTGTGCGGAACAATCGTACCACCGGCCGCAACTTCAGCCACAGTGCGCCACTCACTATTCGTGGTGTTGTAATAGAAAAGATCGAAGTCAGTTCCACTACTGTTCACAAGACCGAGTATATCTCCGCCACCGAAGGCGGCTGCTCCGGAGAAGCTTCCCCCGTTGGCAAAAAGAGTATCAAGTGTCCACTGCTCGTAAATCTCGACCGCAAGGGTGTCTGAAGCAGGAGCATCACCCAAAACAACACTCGTACCAGAGGCAGAAGAAACGGAGAAAATAGCTCCGTCATCGGTTCCACCTACAATGCGGGCAATTGGGTTGGTGTAAGTCCCCACACTGGATGCTGTAGTCACCGTTGATCCTGAAACGGAAGCAACATCAAAGCGATCGGGCTCAATTGTATAAGGCACTGAAACCAAGCTCACAGCGCCAGTGGACTGAGAGACTGGGAGAATACCAGCGCGGCGGCTGACGGGGAGTTCAGCCTGGGTCGGGATAGCACTCAGAACGAGGCCGGTCGCAACGCAGGCGAGAAGTGTTTTCTTCATCATGAGGTAACTATGTAGATGTAGTTTAGGGCTGACCAGTTGCTGGGTGTATTCCAGCAACCGACGCATCCTCATACAAAGCTCCTCCACTTTCGTAAAACCTCGCATTGCAACAAGTGTGTCACATTGGGGCGATTGCCCGTTGCCCGTTGCCCAAGATCACTCCCCCGTCAGCTCCAGATAGCGATTGAAGGCTTGTTTGGCTTGGTTTTCCCGTTTGAGCTGCTTTTCGGCTTTCGCAAGTTGTAGCCAGGCTTGCACTTTTTGGGGGTCGATGCGGGTGACTTCCCGGAATCGGTCGCGCGCTTGTCGCCAGTCGCCTTGCTCGGCCAAGATCAAGCCTTGGTAGAGGTTCCCCGAAGCGTGCTTGGAATCGAGTTGCAGGCAGCGGGCGATGGCCGCTTCCGCCTCGGCCACGCGCCCCAGTTTCCCATAGGACACGCCCAGCAAGTAAAAGCCTTGGGCGTAGCCGGGCTGGAGTTTGGTTACTTGCTCCAGGGTTTGGGCGGCTTCCGGCCATTGTTCTCCCCGAACATACTCCTGCGCTAGGAGCACCCAGGAGAAAATGTCGGCAGGGCGCTCCAAGACCGTTTGTTCCAAGGATTGCACGGCACGGGGGTTGGCCGGACGCGATAACTTCTCCCCTCCTCCGCGCAACTCGGACACCGCCAGCTGATACCAATACTGCCCCTCTTCGGGATCGAGAGCCGCCGCCCGACGAGCGCAGGCGGTTGCATCGACGGTGGCACCGAGCTGGTGGCTGACAATGCCCAGCAGCGCCCAGCATTCGGGGCTCCGGGGGTATTCCTTGGTTAGCTGCAACAAGATGCGAGCAGCGCTGCGAAAACGTCGATTCTGCACCGCTTCAAAGGCCTTCAGAAAACGACGGTCTTCGGTGATCTCCCGCATGGACCACTCTTCTCCCACCGCCAACTGCTTCCATTCGCTGCGGTCTTGGGTGGCTACCAACGCATCGGTCATGGGCGCGGCGTAGTTGAGCCATCGCTTCAAAGGCAAGCGGAGGGCGACGAGTCCGATGACTTCGCCTTGCGAATTCAGAATCGGCGAGCCCACCGCGCCAGGTGAATCCGCCCCCTCCACGAGCAACCAACCAGCACCCGCGACCGATGGATCTCGACGCATACTTGCATCGACCAATAGAATCCCCCGCCGATCATCCAGCGCGAGAAGGTTCACCGGAGAAGATTCCAAGCCCGCCGGCACTGGCTCCGAGGAGAGCTGGAGAAACTGCACTTGTTCCTGTCCGACATCGGCCTTGAGCACGGCCACGCCGGATTGCAGATCGCGATAGAGAATGCCCTTGCAGGTCAGACTCCGCCCCTCGGCGGTGGAAACAGTGAGGTATTCCGTTCTGGCCACCACTTCGGGCAAGACCAAGCTGACGTCGGTCAGAATCAGGCCGTCTTCCGAGAGGAAGAATCCGCAAGCGCTGGCGGTTTCCTCGCCAAACTCATCCCAAGCCCGGATGGCCACCACAGCGGGCGCGATGCGACGCGCCAGCGGCAGGAGCTTGGGCTCGTTCGGTTCGCGATACCAATCGACGGCTCCGAAATCGGGGCTGACCAGCTCTTCGGTCGTCGGGACCAGCCCTCCCTCTCCCAGCTGTGGAAGCAAATCGTTGTCGCCGAGAAGACCCGACAAGCCCCCCTCCGGCAGCGGTAGCAGCTCGTCCACGCTCAAGGCCCCTTCCGCCTCCGGCAATTCTTCCTCGTTCGGTTCCTGCGCCAGGAGCAACGTCGGCAGGAGCGATCCGCCCGCGCAGAAAACCAGCCAGAAAATCAGCGTTCGCCACATGGCACTCCCATCCAGCGGAAGGCGACCATCGTCAACCGGAGCTCGTCGAACAGGACGCCCGCTTACGTGACAAGTCCGTCACAGAGCCCATGTGGAGTCACTTTCGCTTGCGGGCCGAAAGCCGTGCCCCTATGGGCCAATCGATACAGTATCCTATTTTCCCATGATCCGGACACTCGCCTTTCCTGCCCTCTTCGCCCTGACCTTCACCGCCACAGCGGAGGAGTTGGCGCTCAATTCCCTAAAATCGCTGGAAGCCGAAGACGCCGCCTCCAACTACGGCCCCTACGTCGGAATTTTTGGTGGCACGACCCAAAGCCAAGGCGGCGAGCGACCGATCATCGGCACGAATACCTATGACCTCATCGAAAGTTCCGGAGACTTGATTGCCGGTATCGAAGTGGGGCACTCCTGGAAGAACAAGCGCTTTCCTTTGGAGGCTCACCTTGAGTTTGAGGGAAGCTTCCTCTCTTCTCAGGTAGAAGGACAGATCGACTCAGTCTCCCTCCTGACCGCATCGGGAAGCGATATCGGCTACTTCGTTCGGGATTTCAATGCTGCGATCTTCATGCTGAATGGCGGTCTCGGCTTGGACTTGTGGCGCTACCGGGCCCGCATCGGTCCCGTCTTGGCAAGGCTTCGGCCTTACGTGGGGGCCGGGTTTGGGGGGGCTCAAGTCTGGTTTCGAGACCCGAACTCCACAGGCACCGGGACGACCTCCGGCCTTACAGTAGACGGTTTGGCCACGCAAAATGCCGGCGGGACACCATCGGCTACTAACACAAATCCCAGCACCTCCGCCTTCTCCA is drawn from Verrucomicrobiota bacterium and contains these coding sequences:
- a CDS encoding tetratricopeptide repeat protein, with translation MWRTLIFWLVFCAGGSLLPTLLLAQEPNEEELPEAEGALSVDELLPLPEGGLSGLLGDNDLLPQLGEGGLVPTTEELVSPDFGAVDWYREPNEPKLLPLARRIAPAVVAIRAWDEFGEETASACGFFLSEDGLILTDVSLVLPEVVARTEYLTVSTAEGRSLTCKGILYRDLQSGVAVLKADVGQEQVQFLQLSSEPVPAGLESSPVNLLALDDRRGILLVDASMRRDPSVAGAGWLLVEGADSPGAVGSPILNSQGEVIGLVALRLPLKRWLNYAAPMTDALVATQDRSEWKQLAVGEEWSMREITEDRRFLKAFEAVQNRRFRSAARILLQLTKEYPRSPECWALLGIVSHQLGATVDATACARRAAALDPEEGQYWYQLAVSELRGGGEKLSRPANPRAVQSLEQTVLERPADIFSWVLLAQEYVRGEQWPEAAQTLEQVTKLQPGYAQGFYLLGVSYGKLGRVAEAEAAIARCLQLDSKHASGNLYQGLILAEQGDWRQARDRFREVTRIDPQKVQAWLQLAKAEKQLKRENQAKQAFNRYLELTGE
- a CDS encoding TonB-dependent receptor; translation: MSPRHHDSQHLGTAFLRRRTLLGTLASFGLLWLLLFPVSAFAQVGTVRGQVMDADFGQPVPDAQVNLTDRGISTTTNNEGFFTFPNLEPGSAEIQVSRSGFESSRRQQVAVGSGRVTETRITITAQVLEFDEFVVTGEDLAQTAGDEALKIQAQFDGLVNVLGEDFISKSTKGNVGELLTQIVGTSTVDSRFVVVRGLSDRYNTVYLNGLRIPSSDPDRRAVNVDIFPSSVVSSLSNAKTFSSENPGESTGGHINIGLKGVPKENFFKASWDLEANTLTHGAYARGVSAGGFRIPFDGGLESLDFPGSFSDVSDDVGLGTVSNLDPNFSFSASAGQIFQWDDAEAGITGAILYKRQNEFQNLEIGRAEFRPAQEENVLLERYRGVSGTQSVELGILVAGGLRFGDDDEINATVFSNIVTEVESNVSAGFNEERPGLLITETTFQGFDPGALRDYAINESRLPGQRQLITYQLAGSHGIELPGLVDTGKLDWAASYSTTRDYAPDQQFAAYAYRRDPGATGRRPRPPRNTFQLPENDFALPLFERTWRDIQDSAFSVGSKVEFPLMNLGKKTANLKFGGSFDSLEREFTSRSFEYNLEAPNPFVTPSVSYLESLDYSIENIDSVLDIADPARTTTPLREAHGFFEDNPSILRDAFGGLQEYSATESILSFFTAVDFPVTQKFDVAFGARMELTDITVRPGIDIDAIRSSTFPLLANALLFNPATAVLRDESVLSQPTTTNQADILPSFTGNWEFAENMSVRAALSRTIARPTFKEIAPAVTRQEGDNTLFIGNPDLEISSATNLDVRLEWLPRPGDTLAISGFTKLIDRPIELARASLGQIDFESAINENSARVYGLEVEIQNKLDWANPVLENVSVGFNYAFIRSFVQLEERNERSRTGAGLSAIRPLQGQPDSIINFNITYDNADYGLNAGFFLNVVGNTLAIAGGSQFNALGSAEGFVDDVTQRPFTSLDFSIGKRIASNWELGFEVSNITDSVLRREYASDATLFSEVQRGVTYKVGLKGSW
- a CDS encoding PEP-CTERM sorting domain-containing protein, giving the protein MKKTVLSFLTCASLMAGANAATFTFTNVDTTFLDSGGSALTGLMQFGYYSSADPSGFDPVADYTGFTSLVEISFTGGSADATSVDSSDQNWAAGTGNQIYAWALETGDNTGALGSLFTYGNNWSDPNASFSALANEVFVYDDANTGAQFIYDAAPDANIVQGVPEPSTGLLAFAGFGLFALRRRRA